A genomic window from Serratia liquefaciens includes:
- the fecA gene encoding TonB-dependent Fe(3+) dicitrate receptor FecA, translating into MNNFWGKPLQPLAVAVGLAFASPLMAEQTTPVTATAYQIPAGDLDGALNAFAAHAGIALSVDGSLTAGKRSPGLKGNYDVNQGLNALLAGSGLQVKALGANGFTLVKQPTVQQEQDITVVGDWLAEGRQIDVFEHAGARDVVRREEFAKTGATTLREALNRVPGVVAPENNGTGSHDMALNFGIRGLNPRLASRSTVLMDGIPVPFAPYGQPQLSLAPVSLGNMDAVDVVRGGGAVRYGPQSVGGVVNFVTRAIPKTFGMEAGMQGQLSPTSRQDHPKGTGNLMIGGTADNGFGSALLYSGTRGSDWREHSSTKIDDVMLKSRYAPNEVHTFNSLLQYYEGQADMPGGLSRADYNANPFQSTRPYDKFWGRRQLANFGYQYQPDQQHKFDVQSFYTYTLRSGYLDQGKNLTLSPREYWVRGVEPRYSQSFRWGQSAHEVGVGYRYVSESTHELRYYSKASSGVLPSTSSPYDRDTQSGTDAHAFYIDDRIDIGDWTITPGMRYEHISSYQNNYIKNNRLDVSYNAPLPALNVMYHLNEYWNLYANTEGSFGTVQYSQMGKAVDSGNIEPEKARTWELGTRYEGDALQGEIGLFLINFNNQYDSNQVTDSVTARGKTRHAGLEGNLRYDLSQLTPKLDDVTVYASYAYVDATIREEGAYKGNQVPFSPKHKGTLGLDYTPGSWTFNLNSEFQSSQFADNANTVAESADGSTGRIPGYMLWGLRAAYDFGPEMAGLNLGLGVKNLFNHEYFTRAYDDNNKGLYIGQPRTLYLQGSVKF; encoded by the coding sequence ATGAACAATTTTTGGGGAAAACCGCTTCAACCGCTGGCGGTCGCCGTGGGTCTGGCATTCGCTTCACCCTTGATGGCAGAGCAGACAACACCGGTCACCGCTACCGCTTATCAGATCCCCGCAGGCGATCTGGATGGCGCGTTAAATGCCTTTGCCGCCCATGCCGGCATTGCACTGTCCGTTGACGGAAGTTTGACCGCCGGCAAGCGTTCACCAGGGCTGAAAGGCAACTACGACGTTAATCAGGGACTGAACGCACTGCTGGCGGGCAGCGGCTTGCAGGTCAAGGCGTTGGGGGCTAATGGCTTTACGCTGGTCAAACAGCCGACAGTGCAGCAAGAACAAGACATCACCGTGGTCGGCGACTGGCTGGCAGAAGGCCGCCAGATTGACGTGTTCGAGCACGCCGGCGCGCGCGACGTGGTGCGCCGAGAGGAGTTTGCCAAAACCGGTGCCACCACCTTGCGAGAAGCGCTGAACCGCGTGCCGGGCGTGGTTGCCCCGGAAAATAACGGCACCGGCAGCCACGATATGGCACTCAATTTTGGCATTCGTGGTTTAAACCCACGGCTGGCCAGCCGTTCGACGGTGCTGATGGACGGCATTCCGGTGCCCTTCGCCCCTTACGGTCAGCCGCAGCTGTCGCTGGCACCGGTATCCCTCGGCAATATGGATGCGGTAGACGTGGTCCGCGGCGGCGGTGCCGTACGTTATGGGCCGCAAAGCGTCGGCGGCGTAGTGAACTTTGTCACCAGGGCCATCCCGAAAACCTTCGGTATGGAAGCCGGCATGCAGGGTCAGCTTAGCCCGACCTCCCGGCAGGATCACCCTAAAGGCACCGGCAACCTGATGATCGGTGGCACCGCCGACAACGGCTTTGGCAGCGCGTTGCTTTATTCCGGCACCCGCGGCAGCGACTGGCGCGAACACAGCTCGACCAAAATCGACGACGTGATGTTGAAAAGCCGCTATGCGCCAAACGAAGTGCACACCTTTAATAGCTTATTGCAATATTACGAAGGCCAGGCCGATATGCCGGGGGGATTAAGCCGGGCGGATTACAACGCCAATCCATTCCAGTCCACGCGTCCTTATGACAAATTCTGGGGCCGTCGCCAGTTGGCCAACTTTGGCTATCAATATCAGCCGGATCAGCAGCACAAATTCGACGTGCAGAGTTTCTACACCTATACCCTGCGCAGCGGCTACCTCGATCAGGGCAAGAACCTGACGCTTTCGCCGCGCGAGTATTGGGTCCGCGGCGTGGAGCCACGCTACAGCCAAAGCTTCCGCTGGGGCCAGTCGGCACATGAAGTCGGCGTAGGTTACCGCTACGTCAGCGAATCGACCCATGAGTTACGTTACTACAGCAAGGCCAGCAGCGGCGTATTGCCTTCAACCAGCAGCCCTTACGATCGCGATACTCAGTCCGGCACCGACGCCCACGCCTTTTACATTGACGACCGCATAGATATCGGCGACTGGACCATCACGCCGGGCATGCGCTATGAGCATATCTCTTCCTATCAGAATAATTACATCAAGAATAATCGCCTCGACGTCAGCTACAACGCCCCACTGCCGGCGCTGAATGTCATGTACCATCTGAACGAATACTGGAACCTGTACGCCAATACCGAAGGCTCGTTCGGCACGGTGCAATACAGCCAGATGGGTAAAGCGGTCGACAGCGGCAATATCGAACCGGAAAAAGCGCGAACCTGGGAACTGGGAACCCGTTACGAAGGCGATGCGCTGCAAGGTGAGATTGGCCTGTTCCTGATCAACTTCAATAATCAATATGACTCAAACCAGGTCACCGACAGCGTTACCGCACGTGGCAAAACGCGACACGCCGGGCTGGAAGGCAACCTGCGTTACGATCTGTCGCAGTTGACACCCAAGCTGGACGACGTGACGGTTTACGCCAGCTATGCCTATGTCGACGCCACCATCCGTGAGGAAGGCGCCTACAAAGGCAACCAGGTGCCGTTCTCGCCGAAGCATAAAGGTACGCTGGGACTGGATTACACGCCGGGCAGTTGGACGTTTAACCTCAACAGTGAATTCCAGTCCAGCCAGTTCGCCGACAATGCCAATACCGTGGCGGAAAGCGCCGACGGCAGTACCGGTCGCATTCCTGGCTATATGCTGTGGGGCCTGCGCGCCGCCTATGATTTTGGACCGGAAATGGCCGGACTGAATCTGGGCCTGGGGGTTAAAAACCTGTTTAACCACGAATATTTCACCCGCGCTTACGACGATAACAACAAGGGGCTATACATCGGTCAGCCACGAACCCTGTATCTGCAAGGTTCGGTGAAGTTCTGA